One window of Candidatus Nitrospira kreftii genomic DNA carries:
- a CDS encoding Acetate kinase, which produces MTDSISASIDGTILVINGGSSTLKFALFRVGTAPVRELAGSIDRIGSPEASLRWTPEGAGTIGPRSVEAPNHAACIEPLLSCLTDRLTHRPLVAIGHRVVHGGPRYRAPQLLTPTVKGELQRLSAYDPEHLPGEIELIKGLARRYPHLPQVACFDTTFHRDMPTVARLLAIPRRYEQLGLQRYGFHGLSYAFLMRELRRVGTSDEVKGRVILAHLGNGASMAAVNNGRALDTTMGFTPTSGLPMSRRSGDLDPGLVSYLARTEGMSVDWFHRMVNTESGLLGVSETSSDMRDLLKEERNDVRAAEAVALFCYHAKKAIGSLAAALGGLDTLVFSAGIGEHSPIVRARICEGLEFLGIIIDPMRNEAGEAVISRESGGVIVRVIHTDEESEIARSVVEMIEAKS; this is translated from the coding sequence ATGACAGATTCCATTTCAGCTTCCATCGACGGCACGATCTTGGTGATCAATGGAGGATCATCGACGCTCAAGTTTGCGCTCTTTCGCGTCGGGACGGCTCCCGTTCGTGAGCTGGCAGGGTCGATCGATCGCATCGGATCACCGGAGGCATCATTGAGATGGACGCCTGAGGGAGCCGGCACCATCGGGCCTCGGTCGGTAGAGGCTCCGAACCATGCGGCCTGCATCGAGCCCCTGCTCAGCTGTCTCACGGACCGGTTGACTCACCGTCCACTGGTCGCAATCGGGCATCGAGTCGTGCACGGTGGCCCGCGCTATCGTGCCCCTCAACTGCTGACACCGACTGTGAAAGGCGAGTTGCAACGGTTAAGCGCCTATGATCCTGAACATCTCCCAGGTGAGATCGAACTCATCAAGGGGTTGGCGCGACGGTATCCTCACCTTCCGCAGGTCGCTTGCTTCGACACCACCTTTCACCGTGATATGCCGACCGTGGCTCGTCTTCTGGCGATTCCACGACGGTATGAACAGCTGGGCCTTCAACGATACGGATTTCATGGCCTGTCCTATGCCTTTCTCATGAGAGAACTAAGGCGGGTCGGTACTTCAGACGAGGTGAAGGGTCGCGTCATTCTGGCCCATCTTGGCAATGGCGCGAGCATGGCGGCGGTCAACAATGGGAGAGCTCTCGACACGACCATGGGTTTTACGCCGACCTCCGGCCTGCCGATGAGCCGCCGCTCGGGGGATCTCGATCCGGGACTTGTCTCTTATCTAGCTCGGACGGAAGGCATGAGCGTGGACTGGTTCCATCGGATGGTCAACACCGAGTCGGGCTTGCTCGGGGTCTCGGAGACCAGCTCCGATATGCGCGATCTACTCAAGGAGGAACGGAACGATGTGAGAGCAGCCGAAGCGGTCGCGCTGTTCTGTTATCATGCAAAGAAAGCGATCGGTTCGTTGGCTGCGGCCTTAGGCGGATTGGATACACTCGTATTCAGCGCGGGTATCGGAGAGCACTCGCCGATCGTACGAGCGCGGATCTGTGAAGGATTAGAATTTCTCGGTATCATCATCGATCCCATGCGCAACGAGGCAGGCGAGGCCGTAATTTCCAGGGAAAGTGGCGGGGTGATCGTGCGGGTCATTCATACGGATGAAGAAAGTGAAATCGCCCGGTCTGTTGTGGAGATGATAGAAGCCAAGTCGTGA
- a CDS encoding Alpha-glucan phosphorylase produces MTDGAIGEMVGGRSPLVAYFSMEIGLDPAMPTYAGGLGVLAGDAIRSAADLQIPMVAVTLLHRRGYFYQRLDEQGRQREEPVAWPINDFCNPVSQRVTVELEDRMVHVGAWQYRVKGELGDEVPVYLLDTDLPENQPWDRTLTDRLYGGDEYYRLCQELVLGVGGYRMLRVLGYGHLRRFHMNEGHAALLVLALLEEKLAFRSHEEGVPADLIDAVREQCVFTTHTPVPAGHDQFLPDLAHRVLGDRRCAWLKACGQDHSLNMTQLALGGSRFVNGVAMKHGEVSHSLFPGYPIHSITNGVHAVTWAAPAFQSLYDRRLPDWRRDQLSLRYAISVPTQEIWAAHTEAKRTLVEYVNRETNAGFDRDVLTIGFARRAAAYKRGTLIFHDIDRLAKIVEQVGPVQIVFGGKAHPRDQEGKNIIHRIHELRDALRGRVRVAYLANYDMALAKLLCAGVDVWLNTPLPPMEASGTSGMKAAVNGVPSLSVLDGWWVEGHVEDVTGWSIGDRIEGCLEPGGHMDACHATALYDTLEQKVLPCYYKDREGFIEIMRHAIALNGGFFNTQRMMTQYLHNAYRLVGEYVRHE; encoded by the coding sequence CTCGATCCTGCCATGCCGACGTATGCGGGGGGTCTGGGTGTGTTGGCTGGAGATGCAATTCGATCGGCGGCCGATCTTCAGATTCCTATGGTAGCGGTCACGCTCCTGCATCGACGTGGATATTTTTATCAACGGTTGGACGAACAAGGCCGGCAGCGTGAAGAGCCGGTGGCCTGGCCGATCAATGATTTCTGCAATCCTGTGAGCCAACGCGTTACGGTCGAACTCGAGGATCGCATGGTTCATGTGGGGGCTTGGCAATACCGCGTGAAGGGTGAGTTGGGTGATGAGGTGCCTGTCTATCTGCTCGACACGGATCTCCCCGAGAATCAGCCATGGGACAGGACGCTCACAGATAGGCTCTATGGCGGAGATGAGTATTATCGACTTTGCCAGGAGCTGGTGCTGGGAGTGGGTGGATATCGCATGCTGCGGGTGCTCGGCTACGGGCACCTCCGCCGGTTCCATATGAATGAAGGGCACGCGGCACTGCTGGTGCTCGCCTTGCTGGAAGAAAAGCTGGCGTTTCGGTCCCATGAAGAGGGGGTCCCTGCCGATCTCATCGATGCCGTTCGCGAACAATGTGTATTTACGACTCATACGCCGGTGCCGGCGGGGCATGATCAATTTCTCCCGGACCTTGCTCATCGGGTGCTCGGCGACCGGCGCTGTGCGTGGCTCAAAGCCTGTGGACAGGACCATAGCTTGAACATGACGCAACTTGCGTTGGGTGGCTCACGGTTCGTGAATGGGGTCGCCATGAAACACGGTGAGGTATCGCACAGCCTCTTTCCCGGTTATCCGATTCACTCGATTACCAACGGTGTTCATGCGGTGACGTGGGCGGCTCCCGCCTTTCAATCGCTCTATGACCGGCGCTTGCCTGATTGGCGGCGGGATCAACTCTCGCTTCGATACGCGATCAGCGTCCCGACGCAGGAGATTTGGGCTGCACATACGGAGGCGAAGCGGACCCTCGTCGAGTATGTGAACCGCGAGACGAATGCCGGGTTCGACCGTGATGTGTTGACGATCGGATTTGCCAGGCGGGCAGCGGCTTACAAGCGGGGAACCCTGATTTTTCACGACATCGATCGGTTGGCCAAGATTGTCGAACAAGTCGGACCAGTTCAAATCGTCTTCGGCGGCAAGGCGCATCCACGTGACCAGGAGGGAAAGAATATCATTCATCGAATTCATGAACTCCGTGATGCCTTGCGGGGTAGGGTTCGGGTCGCCTATCTCGCGAATTACGATATGGCGCTCGCCAAGTTGCTCTGCGCGGGTGTGGATGTGTGGCTCAATACGCCGCTTCCTCCGATGGAGGCCTCAGGAACCAGCGGCATGAAGGCGGCGGTCAATGGAGTCCCAAGTCTGAGCGTACTCGACGGGTGGTGGGTCGAGGGACATGTTGAGGATGTCACCGGCTGGTCCATCGGGGATCGAATCGAAGGCTGTCTCGAGCCAGGCGGGCACATGGATGCCTGCCATGCCACGGCGTTGTATGACACGCTGGAGCAAAAAGTCTTACCCTGCTACTACAAGGATCGTGAAGGCTTCATCGAGATTATGCGGCATGCGATTGCCTTGAACGGCGGATTCTTCAATACCCAGAGAATGATGACTCAATATCTCCACAATGCCTACCGACTGGTCGGGGAGTATGTTCGACATGAGTGA